TACTCTCTTCGTCACGTAAGAGTATGCACTTTTAGTTGGACACGAgatttaatgcacaattgacaATGTAAAAGAGATGTAGAAaggaaaagtaattaaaatattattattggagAATGGATCCTACCTCAtgtaagaatttttttttttccaaatttaaaaAGTTCATACTATTGTGAGACAtgttaaaaaagaaatagtgcatactcttattggacggagggaatactaaATTTGATACCATCATTAAATTACGGGTTTGGATCCCCTTAAATTACTCAAACAACCCACACTGTGAAGCCATCCAACCTAATCAACCAATTTAAACAAAATCTAAGATAATATAAGTGCAATTATGCAAGAAAACTAATGACAAACCTTATCTTAAGATGAGTCATTAGCATTGTCATTATTGTTTTGGAAGATAACAAACTATTTGCTAAATTTGATTCTACCCCGAATCTTAAAATATCCAACTTTTGAAACTATTTTGTTTGTAGCCATGTTATTCTATGCTCTCCACCCTTCCTATTGCTCTACCTTTATGTCCATTTCTTAGAAATAGGCCTTCCACAAAATCAATGTCACAATAAacacaaaaatacaaaattcttTGCAAGTGCAAGTCTTTGTCATTCAATCTACTTTAGTATTCTTCGCAGTTCAAATGAACGTAAATATGAACTGTAatcaatatttgttttttttcaattattcccTATGTACAACTTAAATTGAAGATAATACAAAAAACACTATATTTCTTTATCTGGTATATAACCCAAACTAAATTGCAAAAACATGAAGCAAAACTTACTATATGAAGAAAAAAGTGAATTGAAATGAACTAGCATTTTGTTCAACACAGATTAATTCGCTTTTGAGCACTATACACCCAAcacttatgttttttttaaaaaaacaaattcgATGCCTCTTTTACACTAAAAAGGGAAAAACCTGAAgtgaaattataaaaatgagacGATAAAGCAGGATAaaatttgtggaaaataattttattgtatGAGACCGCGGGAAAAGTTATGCGTGGGCATCCTGTATTGCTGAATAGAAACTAGGCATAATTCGGGAAAAAAAATCGCTAAAGGggactttttaatttttggcaATGACattaagagcatgcgcagcggtggcgtccgtcgccaccgccgtccgcgccgctggcacggacaccatccgccgccgctgcgctcgcgccgctggcacggcgctgctcgatgtatcgagcacgtccgtgccagcggacgcacacgtggcgcgctcccattcgtcaacggcttgaccgttgcatttaaacatttttttattttattttttaaaaaatcggttttttattaaaaaaaccgataaaaaataaaaaaaaattcacttccccaaaaaatatatccgtttataaccgttttttacacctttttaatttttttttcattttttttaccccaaaaatacacactttcatctataaatacccccaatttcaccccaaaaattcacatcaaactacacaactcccatcatcattctccaatatccattctcatctccattctctcatatccattttcatcttcattctctcataccctacaacatcactatgtccggccaagacgataacccttcgggctcccacggttcgaaccccgaatggttcggttcacaaccgtttcctagtccggaaacggaatattcggcccctcctcaaacccaagatttggccgttccgggtggctaccgtccatacccaatcgacgaccaaggtgcctccgaagggcgctacgggtggacaccggagcctaggcctcgcgccccttcccaaatgccgattcctccatctcgcgccggtgtccgcacaccgtactcaccggtggagatggaaagattgttcaaggcgtacttggaaatctccgaagatgcggtggttggaacgaaccaatccggcgatcacttttggtggcgcgtctctagccggtacaatgcaaactgGCCGcccggaacgatcgagcgcaatgagagtatggtgcgcaactgcatcggccgagccaacgaagaaattggcaagttcaacggctatttcatccaggagtcccggaatgccgggagcggccgaagcgaggtcgacatcatcaccgccgcgctgagcacctaccaatccatgaacggtaagtcgttcaaatatcttaacgtttggcaggagacgcggacgcacccgaagtataagggagggataacatcctcctctagcggctcctccaaacgatcaaggtcggtagccctatccgactccggctcggaagaagtggctagccaactcgccggagctaacttgggtagccccgacgccggaccgagcggttcccaacgccgcccccaaggaaggaagaaggcggcggccaaccgtcgtcgcggctcgactcccgaagccactcccgaagccgctcccgctccctatgtgccacctccacccccgaacaactcgatgtggatgctcttaagccaactcaatatggccgataggtcatctatgacccccacgcaacttgaaacacacgagaccatgataaaaggtctccaaaaacaattggggttgaacccgccggatgcgtagtcttattaggagtttaattatgtaatttttaattttaaggagtttaattatgtaatttttaatttttaggattttaattatgtattttttaattttatttgtaatttgtaatatttattatggtttttaaatggattttaatattatggaaatgttattgtttaattgaattttatattaattttgctcgtccttgcggaagagcacagttgtgggtgttgtgctcttaccagagagcaggcatgaatagtaccgcccgggcccacaaccgtgccgctggcaagagcacagttgtggatgctctaacgttTTTAAACATGTCAAATCACcctaaattcgaaaattttccataaattcgaatagtagtattatttgtgTTTTTATCATTAATCATGATTATCTACTTATATTTTCAGGCATTTATGATTACAAGAAACCCAGACTATGAAAGGCGTGAAGTTAATTGGTTTGAATATGACTTTTCTTTATAACTTGATTGATCCTAAAATTTAAACTTGAATTGAAATCTACCAATAACCTCCACTCCGAAATCCAAATGATTGCTTTCTTATTTATTCAACAAATTCTAGGCCCAATCAGTTGCAACATTTGAAACAAAGCACATATAGGTATCAATCAAAACACTAGGGCTAAATCATTTTGCTAAAGGATTGATTTTATAGTATTACAACAATGCTTGAGAAAAGGCTGCAAAAGATGAGAGATACAGACGCGGACACAGTTTCCTTTCTGGAAAAAAGAGTGCCTAAACCTTCAAGCTTTTGGCAAGGTCGATGAAGCATTCACGAGCGTGAGAGAACGCCTTTCGAACTGCAAACAGAGAAAATGAAGAGCTGAGATTGGCCGGCCAACAACCTGTCGCATAATTAAGAACCTAACAGAACTAAAGTATCTGGTTCATAAAATTTTGGTGCAACACTACTTTTGTTTGAATTTGGGGGGGTTAAAAACAGACCTTGGAATACTTCCACGACGGCGAGGATCATATTCTGTTGCTTGGCGAAGAGCCCTTGCGAAGGCCTTGAAAGTTGCCTCTATGATGTGGTGAGAATTTTTCCCAGCAAGCTAATAAAACCAAAAAACAAAATTCACTATTCTGAAATAATTGAAGTGATATGACACACCTTAACTAAGGTTAAATAAGTTTGTCACTTCATGCCTGATTCTTACATATTGAGAGGTGTCCAACGAAATTATTCATACAAAATTACAAAGACGTGTTTATGATAAAACATACTAATCTTGAAGGTTAGGGAATAATTTTTGAGAGAATACCTACAGTTTGTGGATGAAACGAAAGCAATAATGATATAAGCAAACTAGAGGTGTTCTCTTTAATAACAGCTCTGATAAGATTAGCAAGCTAATGTCATGTGCTGCGTTAATCAACTAAAACTATGGAGCTACTGTAATTGCATTCAGTTTTCCGGCAAGAATGTCAGGAAACATAACACTGGCAATTAAAATCTCTGGACCCAGTTACTCACaatcaatgttatcaaatagcggatatggcggcgccatggcgctatggcatggcgttcagTGGTGGAAATGCCATAGCACCATGTCcctgccatagcaccgccatatccgacTTTTGACAACATTGCATGTGTACTGTATTTAGGAATGgagcattatgcaagaaacatggaggtTAGAGCtgtattttatactttattaattgtttaaagtgttttaaatgttatattttaattattttctaatttctgaattatatataaatatataagtattattttatttatttaattattgaccgccatatccgccatatccctgtggcggtttttaggcgaaccgccataagccgccatacgagattgataacattgctCACAAAAATCTAGAAGAAAACTTGGGAGGAATAGTTTACCTGTCGTATGTGTAGTGTCATTCCGGAAGTATTGACCAAGGACTGAAAGAAGTGCTCCACCAgctataaaagaaaaatgttcGAATCAGGTGAATATACAGGTAAAAGTCAAAGCCATtgagaatatattattttgtgCAAAGCAACGGTTTAAGGCAATATCCGATTGCATAACAGAGTGATGGAATGCTAGGGGAATTCAAGTACATACAGAGCAAAGAATACCTGTGTGTCATAAGTTCCTACTCTTTCTGTCGGTATGTGCAGATCATAACCCAAATGTGGCCTTCCAGATAGATCCTACAAAAATATTCTGAGATCAAAAGTGTAGAATGCCCCTATAATAACATAATCCAACTGAGACAGAAACGGAATTGTTAGAACTTGGTAAATCACGAAACACTGATTATTCATTTTAACCCATAAATGATGTGCTCCTGTACCACAGTACAACATTGATGATGTACAAATCACAATTATGTtcattgttgaaaatttttccTCATTTGGACCATGAATTCTTTAGCAAGATATGAATACACCGTAGATCTTCATGATCTCAGCGTTGGAAATGATTCCTAGTTTATCGTCTATGTGTGGTTCGTAGAATAACCCCTCCctatataagtatatatataagTACTTCCATTGTTGTGTGCTTTCAGAGTTGAAAGTTGTAACCATTACAGTATCATACCAGTGAAACATGGACAAGAGCTTCATCAAGAGGAGCTGAGAAGTCCCCAAAACGGTTGATTCCTTTCCTATCACCGAGAGCCTGCAGCATAGCCTGTATGAACAACCAGCATGAACAATGTTGATTTTGAACTAaccaacaaaaatgaaaagacAAACAGTGAGAAAATTCTAAAAGTTTGAGCAAGTTTGAGCAAACATCATACATAGCAAATGAAACTAAAAGAACAGTCTAAGAATCACTCATAAGGTCAACAATGATTCAACTAAAACACATGAAACTGCTGTTGGAATCTTACTGTCCCAATTGCCAGGGCAACGTCTTCGTTTGTGTGATGATCGTCGATATGAACATCCCCAACCGCCTTCACGTGAACATCAAATAATCCATGTGAAGCAAGTTGCTGCCACAAATACAAAAATCAACCCTCAACATCCAAACCGAACAACAATTCTATAATCTCAGTTGCATAAGAGTACCAAAATGCATCAAATTGAAAAGATATCATACTCACGATAAATTGccccaaaaaaataatttcgtTTAGCCGACGGAGAAAGAAAAACTGAAGCAATTCActccaattaaatatgaaacaaaagtaaatGCATAATTATCACTCCATAAACTTACATCTAGCATGTGATCGAGAAAGGGAATGCC
This DNA window, taken from Salvia splendens isolate huo1 chromosome 18, SspV2, whole genome shotgun sequence, encodes the following:
- the LOC121777694 gene encoding imidazoleglycerol-phosphate dehydratase 1, chloroplastic-like, which encodes MELSIPHRSLTHSYFPHSRPRTSPAHSLQLVPLPALLLQRKVHILSTHLPSSSMDPSVTRASGNNASPAVTTAQGGRIGEVKRVTKETNVSVKINLDGDAVAENNTGIPFLDHMLDQLASHGLFDVHVKAVGDVHIDDHHTNEDVALAIGTAMLQALGDRKGINRFGDFSAPLDEALVHVSLDLSGRPHLGYDLHIPTERVGTYDTQLVEHFFQSLVNTSGMTLHIRQLAGKNSHHIIEATFKAFARALRQATEYDPRRRGSIPSSKGVLSRS